The Nocardia terpenica nucleotide sequence CGGCGCGAGATCATCGGCACCGGTCGACCCGCACCCGGGTGCGTACCGAGCACCGACTCCCGGTGACCTTGCCCGACGGTGGCTGCCATGATCGGCCAGCCTGACGAGCCCCAGGCGACGAGCCCCGGTGATCCCGAGCCGATCGACGAGTGCCGACCGGACTCGATCATCGACCTCGCGCGGGCATTGCAACGCCAGCTCGCGGTGCCGGTCTGGGTCGAGTGCGGGCGGCCGGTGACCGTGGCCGGGCCAGCACTGGGCGCGGTCTCGATGCCACAGGCGTTGGGGGCGAGGGTGATTCAGTCGGCGGATCCGCAGGTGGTGCTGCCGGTGCTGGCCGACCCGCTCGGACACCGGCGAATCTTCCTCGTCGACCCCACCGAACCCATACCCCCGCGTATGAATCGGCTCCTAGCCGCCGACCACGTGGTCGTGGTCCCCCACGGCCACCGGATCCCACTGCCCGGGGCCAACGCGGCCGGGTCGTGGCGGTGGGTCCGCCACCTCGGTCACCACCCGATACAGCCGCCGACTCGCACCTGGCTGCTGCACCAGATCCGCCCACACCTCACCTCCGACCACCGCCGAGGAGCGAGGCCGGGCCCGATACACCTACGGGAAACGCCATGAGCAGCACACGAATTCGCTACCACTCCCGCGACAGGTCGAGACCTTGTCGCGGTGGTGGCCCGTCCAGTAACGCTGGCAGCGCGTTGCGGCCATCCGCCGGTGCGGCGTTGGTGACCGTGATCGTTGTCGTCCGGCTTTGCCTACAAGGCTGGGCTAACCCTCGGAGGCCGAGGTGACCACCGTGCTGATCGGTTTGGGGGTCTGGGCGGTGTGCGTGTTGTGCGCCTACGCCAGTGTCGGTCTGCCCCAGCTTGTCTCACCTCCTCAGCAGTATCGAGTCGTTGGGCCACAGTGGGATTCGAGACAACTCCCGAGTTCCGGTCCGGCTAGCCGGACCGGAACTCGGGAGAATGCGGCCGAACTCGTCAAACGGCTCGCTCCCGAATACGACCGGCACGCGAGATACGACAGCGGCGGCGGCAGGCGGAGACCACGAAGACCCGCCACGACCTCGGTCCGCAATCGGCCGCACAACGCTCGGCGACACTCACGCCGCCACGTCCCCAGGGTCATGGCCAGCCCGAGCCTCGAACGCCCCAGACGAGCCCGATGACCACTCGGGTTCCCGCTGAAGATGCTTCAGTTTCTGCGAACTTGAGCACTTTTGAGGTTTGCGGAAGACCAGGACATCTTCGTGTGCGATGAGGGCCAGGGGCAGTCCGGCGTCGCGGTTTTTGAGGACGAAGTCGCGTTGGAAGAAGGAGCTGTGTGCGACGATGCTGCCGTTGGTGAGGCGGCCGAGTAGTGCTGCGGCTCGGTCGATGGGGACGAGTCCGGCGGTTTGGGCGCATTCGGTGAGTAGTGAGGGTAGGTCGATCAGTTCGGCGTGCTGTCGCCAGGGGCGGGCGGTGATGATGACGTGTGCGCCGGGTTTGAGGTAGTCGGCGGCGGCGGTGAGGATGCGGGTGAATCCTGTCAACAGGCGGGGGACGCCGAGGTTGGCGAGGTTGCCGCGGTCGAGGGTGTTGCCGTAGCGGTTGTTGGTTTTGTGCACTCCTTCCCCGGCGCGGACGCGGACGTGGCCGTGTGTGGAGTCTCCGTATGGGGGTGAGGTGATGAGCAGGTCGACGGTGCCGCGCAGTGCGGCGGGCAGGCAGGTGGCGAGTTTGCGGGCATCGCCGGTGTATACGTTGGCTTCGGTGTTGATGCCGTGTTCGAGAGCGATCTTCAGGTTGGTTCGCGCGATGTCGGCCCAGCGGGGCTCGTATTCGACGCCGACGGCTTGGCGGTCGAGGTGGAGTGCTTCGATCAGGGTGGTGCCGATTCCGCACATGGGGTCCATCACCAGGTCGCCGGGTTTGCTGTAGCGGGTGATGGCTGCGGCGGCGATGTGGGGCAGCATTTTCGCCGGGTGCGCTGAGGAGTCGCGGTGGTAGCGCGTGCCGCGCTGGGCGGCGGGCGCGGTCTGCGCGGTCGCCCACACCGATACCCGCGCCTGGGCGGGGGTGTGGTCGTGCGCGGTGGTGGGTTCGCTGGTGGACATAGGGGGATGGCCTTTCGCGGTGAGGGTGGATGCGTCGGGGTCGTGCGGCGCGTGTGGGCGTCGTGTGGGGCCGGGGTTCATGCGGCGGTGGTGAGGTCGTGCGGCTGCAAGAACACCGAGACATCGGTATGGATGATGTCGTTGTGCTCGTTCGGACCGCCCACAATGCGGCACGGGGTGCCGGGGTGGGTGGGGGCGGCGACGATGGCGGTGCCGTGGACGGGTGCGGCGATCAGGTGCTGCAGGTAGAGCAGGTCGCAGTGTTGTGCGGCGCTGACCAGGTGGCCGGAGAAGTCGCGCAGGTGACCATCGCTGTCGTGGCTGCAGCGGCTGAACACGATGAGCAGGCCGCCGACTCGTAACCGGGCTGATGCCGTCTGGACTGCCTCCGGCACGGTATGTGGTTCGGGCTCCGGGAGCAGGGTGGTCAGGATCAGGTCGGTGTCGGCGACGGGCACCGACTCGTCCGGGTCGGTGGTCGCGGGAACGAGGGTCCGGCCGAGTTCGGCAAGGGTCGAGGTGGTGGGGGTGCTGGCGTCGGGGAGCAGCATGACCCGGTCGCCGGGGCGGCTGTATTCGAGCACGGCTCGGGTGAGCAGGCGCGGCGGCCACGGGTCGTGCGGGTCGATCGGTGTCGGCCCGGCCGCCCACAGCGTGGTCGGGATCATGGCGGGTGCTGTCCCTGTTCCCCGGGCGGCGGTGCGGCCGGTGAGTTGGTTCTGGGTCATCGGGAGTACCTCATTTCCGGTCGAGTGTTTCTACCGGAAGGACTCCTCCCTTCAGCCGCTTTTCGGACATCGAGCAGGAAAGATTTTTAATCCATGTCTCGTGCCGCTCCGAAATCGGCCGGAAAGGGTTGCTTGCACGTGAGGCAGGCGTGGGCAATGGCAAGCCGGGGGCTAGTAGTCTCGGAGTTTTTTCGCCGAGCGCGGTTGATTCTGTGGCGGTCGTGTGGCGCTGTGATGGAGCGCCACAGCAGCGTTACACGGCGCGCTCACCTCCTGGTAGAGGGTTGTTTCCGTAGTGTCTTCAGGGGTGGGCGCGGCCGGGTGGGGACGTGCTGCACGGCTTGGCCGTGAATGCGTTTTGAGGTTTTTCTGAATTCGTCGTGAATTGTTTCTGACAGTGTTTTGTGGCGGGTCTCCTGTGTCCTTGCTGGGTCGATTTTTTCGCTGAGCACAGGAGGTAAGTCCATGAATTCACGGAAGAAGCGGGTCCGCCGGGTAACGCCGACAGCGCTGCAGTTGGTCCGGAAACGGTTCGGTGAGCTGGCCGACCAGCAGATGGACGGTCTGCCGCCGTCGTGGGGGCCGATGAGTATCAGGCAGGCGTCGCGGCGGGTTCTCGATCGTCGGGTTCCCCTGGCTGAGGTCGATGCGGTGTGGGCGGAGCTGGTGACTCGGGCCCGGACCAGGCAGGAG carries:
- a CDS encoding TRM11 family SAM-dependent methyltransferase — its product is MSTSEPTTAHDHTPAQARVSVWATAQTAPAAQRGTRYHRDSSAHPAKMLPHIAAAAITRYSKPGDLVMDPMCGIGTTLIEALHLDRQAVGVEYEPRWADIARTNLKIALEHGINTEANVYTGDARKLATCLPAALRGTVDLLITSPPYGDSTHGHVRVRAGEGVHKTNNRYGNTLDRGNLANLGVPRLLTGFTRILTAAADYLKPGAHVIITARPWRQHAELIDLPSLLTECAQTAGLVPIDRAAALLGRLTNGSIVAHSSFFQRDFVLKNRDAGLPLALIAHEDVLVFRKPQKCSSSQKLKHLQREPEWSSGSSGAFEARAGHDPGDVAA